From Pandoraea vervacti, the proteins below share one genomic window:
- a CDS encoding SpvB/TcaC N-terminal domain-containing protein, producing MNDTANLAIHPPALPKGGGAIHSVGNGFGTVGATGAATISIALPISGGRGFAPALSLGYSSQAGKSEFGQGWQMPRPRVARRTGKGTPRFDDRNLTDDLIGPTGEVIVPEIGANGQPVTRTMSTFRGASLAQSYTVTQYLPRVLGEPVRIESWRGETDGEWFWLMHDATGAVHVFGKRTRTQAPSLDPDVDLPRIAEWWLDESVAPNGEQIRYEYARDDEHDTGDEMAQHRADAHYLQRVCYGNAVASLIPPSLLGEADDRTWHFELVFDFGERATGVDEAPTYAPQTPWPVRQDPFSSFGFGFEVRKRRLCHQVLMFHRFDELGDAPVLVRRTLLEYDENTTCTRLSAAHEMGYDADDVVAFGAPLEFTYTAFTLPGADDDAFVPMPDMPGMNDGEAYQLVDLYGEGIAGVLHRASGGWYYREPMRAEDAGDASDANDGMHFGPLVRLDRVPISDAQAPMQQTLTDLTGDGRLDWLVVQPGFAGYFSIGPDREWSTFLPFAAFPTEFTDPRGQLADLTGAGLQDFAMIGPRSVRLYANRREAGFAAPVDIAQESPLPGISDDRAELIAFADFLGAGQSQLVRVRHDGVTIWPNLGHGRFGAPRLFGKLPFDAEDFDVSHVRLADLDGSGAVDLIYLRPDAAQIFRNGSGNGWSGAGRISWPAGVRYDRTCQVSIADLQGLGCASLVLSVPQTVPHLTPRHWRCDFAPHGKPYLLEASDNNMGLAATIRYRSSAQEWLDEKRELTALDRPARSGIPFPIPLVAQQSQVDQITGGERRERFQYRQGYYDPVERELHGFALVLHYDSEQPAGTSSSDDVFTAPQLTRTWYHVGRDEADDVRTDEFDDSDPDALPLGPTLCCHFDAGDNVDTPAYDWDNEARLDMARALSGSVRRVEIFGMDVATASPYTVAETRHLIRMMQPRGPALRHSVVRPLVLETREHHYERQPSDPRCDHSIGLRWDAHGAALHAVQVHYARREGPPPFDDDDVWQIRWWQDAHDDAQRISYVSESKLAWSGLDTDDQWRAAMPWRSRVDALAFHAGNLPPSNISYESFIAGDGPLTAPDERELGAMSEIHYVTNDDATLLLAGLVEYEEHAELDAIALSAYDDVLNETELDVELEAAGYVRMQAFLPEDPMTLWAVHRDCTTYGPLDTFHHVRTWRQASLLGDATLEYDAYHCAQTRVVTADGCATQAVIDYRTMQPVSVTDPNRITQEARYDGLGRLVASTIHGTIQGQPAGFMPMSDYLRDVTSPDEAIAQPQAALQDVANAWFFDALSWMGRVEDTHLPSQDVRQTWARHRWVTPQGYVRASARARAEDVVAQCARRHGRDGGTGVAHIDHTADHTTDHTADDAAAMAMPDAVAAALLATHRRPPHGLHLLADRYPDDPERQIRMHLVDSDGFARTLQEKQLVPPGAAYQVLDDGSLAIDDDGQPVVAPANPRWRVSERVEYDNKGLVVRAYRPYFANSHRYVDDAAMRMFGLCDRQSYDPLGRPTVTVTAAGYLRRETYWPWHTVSEDENDTAHEREQARLGETGKASI from the coding sequence ATGAACGACACCGCCAATCTCGCCATCCACCCGCCCGCCCTGCCCAAGGGCGGCGGCGCGATCCATAGCGTCGGCAACGGCTTCGGCACCGTGGGCGCGACAGGCGCTGCGACGATCTCCATCGCGTTGCCCATCTCCGGCGGGCGTGGGTTCGCGCCCGCCCTGTCGCTCGGTTACAGCAGCCAGGCGGGCAAGTCGGAATTCGGTCAGGGGTGGCAGATGCCGCGGCCTCGCGTCGCCCGGCGCACAGGCAAAGGCACGCCGCGCTTCGACGACCGCAACCTGACCGACGACCTCATCGGCCCCACCGGTGAAGTCATCGTTCCCGAGATCGGCGCGAACGGTCAGCCCGTCACCCGCACGATGTCGACCTTTCGCGGCGCGTCGCTTGCCCAGTCTTACACCGTCACGCAGTACTTGCCGCGTGTCCTCGGTGAGCCGGTACGTATCGAATCATGGCGCGGCGAAACCGATGGCGAATGGTTCTGGCTCATGCACGACGCCACCGGGGCCGTCCACGTCTTTGGCAAGCGCACTCGCACGCAGGCGCCGTCGCTCGATCCCGACGTGGATCTGCCCCGCATCGCCGAATGGTGGCTCGACGAATCCGTCGCACCGAATGGCGAACAGATCCGCTACGAGTACGCCCGTGACGACGAACACGACACCGGCGACGAAATGGCGCAGCATCGCGCCGACGCGCACTACCTGCAACGCGTGTGCTACGGCAACGCCGTCGCCAGTCTGATACCGCCCTCGCTACTCGGCGAAGCCGACGACAGGACGTGGCATTTCGAACTGGTCTTCGACTTCGGCGAGCGCGCCACCGGCGTCGACGAAGCGCCGACTTACGCACCGCAGACACCGTGGCCCGTGCGTCAGGACCCGTTCTCCTCCTTTGGGTTCGGCTTCGAGGTTCGCAAACGGCGTTTGTGCCATCAGGTGCTGATGTTTCATCGTTTCGACGAACTCGGCGACGCACCGGTGCTCGTGCGCAGAACACTGCTGGAATACGACGAGAACACCACGTGCACAAGACTGAGCGCCGCCCACGAGATGGGCTACGACGCCGACGACGTGGTCGCATTCGGCGCACCACTGGAGTTCACCTACACCGCTTTCACCTTGCCCGGTGCCGACGACGATGCATTCGTTCCCATGCCCGATATGCCCGGCATGAACGACGGCGAGGCGTATCAACTGGTGGATTTGTACGGAGAAGGCATCGCTGGCGTGCTGCACCGCGCAAGCGGTGGCTGGTACTACCGGGAACCCATGCGCGCCGAAGATGCCGGCGACGCCAGCGACGCCAATGACGGCATGCATTTCGGCCCGCTTGTACGGCTCGACCGTGTCCCGATATCCGACGCGCAGGCACCGATGCAACAAACGCTCACCGATCTGACCGGCGACGGACGACTCGACTGGCTCGTCGTCCAACCCGGCTTTGCGGGGTACTTCAGCATCGGTCCGGATCGTGAATGGTCAACCTTTCTTCCCTTCGCGGCATTCCCCACGGAATTCACCGATCCTCGCGGACAACTGGCAGATCTGACGGGCGCCGGGCTACAGGACTTTGCGATGATCGGGCCGCGAAGCGTGCGACTGTATGCCAACCGACGCGAAGCGGGATTCGCCGCGCCGGTCGACATCGCACAGGAGTCGCCCCTGCCCGGCATATCCGACGACCGCGCCGAGCTGATCGCCTTCGCCGACTTTCTCGGCGCGGGCCAATCGCAGCTGGTTCGTGTGAGACACGATGGCGTGACGATATGGCCCAACCTCGGACATGGCCGCTTCGGCGCTCCCCGCCTGTTCGGCAAGTTGCCTTTCGATGCCGAGGATTTCGACGTTTCGCACGTGAGGCTTGCCGACCTCGACGGCAGCGGCGCCGTCGACCTGATCTATCTGCGACCGGACGCCGCACAGATCTTCCGCAACGGCAGCGGCAATGGATGGTCGGGGGCCGGGCGCATCTCATGGCCGGCTGGCGTGCGATACGACCGCACCTGTCAGGTGAGTATCGCCGACCTGCAAGGGCTTGGGTGCGCCAGTCTCGTGCTGAGCGTGCCGCAGACCGTGCCGCATCTGACGCCCCGACATTGGCGATGCGACTTTGCACCCCACGGCAAGCCCTACCTGCTCGAAGCCTCGGACAACAACATGGGGCTCGCGGCAACGATTCGCTACCGCAGCTCGGCACAGGAATGGCTCGACGAAAAGCGTGAATTGACCGCCCTTGACCGACCGGCGCGCAGCGGCATTCCGTTCCCGATTCCGCTTGTCGCGCAGCAGTCGCAAGTCGACCAGATCACCGGCGGCGAACGCCGTGAACGATTCCAATACCGTCAAGGCTATTACGATCCTGTCGAGCGTGAGCTGCACGGCTTCGCTCTCGTGCTGCATTACGACAGCGAACAGCCCGCCGGGACGTCGAGTTCCGACGATGTCTTCACCGCGCCGCAACTCACGCGCACGTGGTACCACGTAGGGCGTGACGAGGCCGACGACGTTCGGACCGACGAATTCGACGACAGCGATCCCGACGCCTTGCCGCTTGGCCCAACGTTGTGCTGCCATTTCGATGCCGGAGACAACGTCGACACCCCCGCATACGATTGGGACAACGAGGCGCGCCTTGACATGGCGCGGGCATTGAGCGGTTCGGTGCGACGTGTGGAAATCTTCGGCATGGATGTCGCGACGGCGTCGCCCTATACCGTTGCCGAAACCCGCCATCTGATACGCATGATGCAACCGCGCGGCCCTGCGTTGCGGCATTCGGTCGTACGGCCGCTCGTGCTGGAGACGCGTGAACATCACTACGAGCGGCAGCCGAGCGACCCCCGTTGCGACCACTCGATCGGCCTGCGGTGGGATGCGCACGGCGCAGCGCTACATGCGGTGCAGGTGCATTACGCGCGACGCGAGGGCCCGCCGCCGTTCGATGACGACGATGTCTGGCAGATTCGCTGGTGGCAGGACGCACATGACGACGCCCAGCGCATCAGCTACGTATCCGAATCGAAGCTCGCCTGGTCAGGCCTCGATACCGACGACCAGTGGCGCGCCGCAATGCCCTGGCGCTCGCGCGTCGACGCGTTGGCATTCCATGCGGGCAACTTGCCACCTTCGAACATCAGCTACGAGTCGTTCATCGCAGGCGACGGGCCGCTCACCGCTCCGGACGAACGCGAGCTTGGCGCCATGTCCGAGATCCATTACGTCACGAACGACGACGCAACGCTGCTCCTGGCCGGGCTGGTCGAGTACGAGGAACACGCCGAACTGGACGCGATTGCCCTGAGCGCTTACGACGACGTTCTCAACGAGACCGAACTCGATGTCGAACTCGAGGCGGCGGGCTACGTTCGCATGCAGGCTTTTCTGCCGGAGGACCCAATGACGTTGTGGGCGGTACATCGGGACTGCACGACATATGGCCCGCTCGATACGTTTCATCACGTCCGGACGTGGCGTCAGGCGAGTCTATTGGGCGACGCCACGCTCGAATACGACGCGTATCACTGCGCGCAGACCCGGGTGGTCACCGCAGACGGCTGCGCCACGCAGGCGGTCATCGACTACCGAACGATGCAGCCAGTGAGCGTGACCGATCCCAACAGGATTACGCAGGAAGCGCGCTATGACGGTCTCGGGCGGCTCGTCGCCAGCACGATCCACGGCACGATTCAGGGTCAGCCCGCAGGCTTCATGCCAATGTCCGATTACTTGCGGGATGTCACATCGCCCGACGAGGCTATCGCCCAGCCGCAAGCGGCCCTTCAGGACGTTGCCAACGCGTGGTTCTTCGATGCACTGTCGTGGATGGGCCGCGTGGAGGACACGCACCTGCCCTCGCAGGACGTCCGGCAGACATGGGCCCGGCATCGTTGGGTGACGCCGCAAGGCTATGTGCGGGCCAGTGCACGCGCTCGCGCAGAAGACGTCGTGGCGCAGTGTGCGCGCCGCCACGGGCGTGATGGCGGAACAGGCGTGGCGCATATCGACCACACGGCAGACCACACGACTGACCACACGGCAGACGACGCAGCGGCAATGGCCATGCCCGACGCAGTCGCCGCCGCCCTGCTCGCGACACATCGCCGTCCACCGCACGGGTTGCACTTGCTCGCCGACCGTTACCCGGACGACCCCGAGCGGCAGATCCGCATGCACCTCGTCGATTCGGACGGCTTCGCCCGCACACTTCAGGAAAAGCAGCTGGTTCCGCCAGGCGCCGCTTATCAGGTCCTCGACGACGGCTCGCTCGCCATCGACGACGACGGACAGCCGGTCGTCGCTCCCGCCAATCCGCGCTGGCGAGTCAGCGAGCGCGTGGAGTACGACAACAAGGGGCTCGTGGTTCGTGCCTATCGGCCCTATTTCGCGAACAGCCATCGCTATGTCGACGACGCCGCCATGCGAATGTTCGGTCTTTGCGACCGTCAGTCCTACGACCCGCTGGGCCGCCCCACCGTGACCGTAACGGCGGCCGGATATCTGCGCCGAGAGACCTACTGGCCGTGGCACACCGTTTCGGAGGACGAAAACGATACGGCGCACGAACGCGAACAGGCACGCCTTGGCGAGACCGGGAAAGCATCGATATGA
- a CDS encoding Ig-like domain-containing protein, with product MKTSRNRKTRRSLLPYGNLGNDWRDGWTNVNGSGGVSLRLVEGVRTYLDISGTTLVSKRVPMPVDPKLLTGSELGYRLHMRYQPTENETPPEPNATLYAHPSGHYAVLPLPVPGDGKRNTGEWLTIEADFPEVAGDSSFELHLASGQQADDAPPDDPADDAREPNWPVRPGQVHISGALIQDPNDDGVSVRLHLPGLALRDAPLPISLDGVAARWKVDGKIPICIGARHTLTLPIDDACGWGGSADGTYPGSLAYAYWQDSSSEDLTLTPTAPTAPHDDAQLARDAWKLDCPIETEAGVTHGITFESAYDAPPFTLDCITGEFKVYVEDIQGPDYWPCVPLDETAHVRARVMNALTHTPSAGLRVTWQADGVDIGTSTTNADGWVGVTFTPKADTTVTAIADAPFNEAPAAASVEVRTLSRLPWECFSLTLDGRVIEPIDGRLLIYSGAASHKLALKPVADNASIGKACSISYAPSNDIDDDENISFNPAQGVAREMGPDGLEWTLTGPAGDPVFPFEIKFDCEPWQSPFSAFGVVVEGPIELFAFPTDATCMRDDAFVFGPVYNRAEETKGIIIEARVANGGLPRPGIPCSIGAVYPPTAIEAGAMSIPLGKTQLTGADGRTVFPVSYDDYLHLYPMEAFTIVGAEAVKRYPMQCRRTPSNPQDLALLATLYPGRPEYGDAFASPHFRMFISMGVYRSRYVDPVPSFGNDAEILLDLADGSRLGPYVFKPEWTSVKPTVTSIHIQARLDLDLPHGEYAPVVMAHVRAKGDMEKEYFFDFDRATTVDHVNMDFSPDPVDYPVHELYLYCPVTTLPAGEPFLLQWQTWSNTLPDEKYKLLIEPKVDEATILPFDFGEVATARVCSSTPTTTRIRLERMLSKYRGRIVATMDLTWV from the coding sequence GTGAAGACCTCACGCAACCGCAAAACCCGCCGCAGTCTCCTGCCCTACGGCAACCTCGGCAACGACTGGCGCGACGGGTGGACCAACGTCAACGGTAGTGGCGGCGTCTCGCTAAGGCTGGTCGAAGGCGTTCGGACGTATCTGGATATTTCGGGCACGACGCTCGTCTCGAAGCGGGTGCCGATGCCTGTCGATCCCAAGTTGCTCACAGGCAGCGAGTTGGGATACCGACTGCATATGCGCTATCAACCCACCGAGAACGAAACGCCGCCTGAGCCCAATGCCACGTTGTACGCTCACCCGTCAGGGCACTACGCTGTGCTCCCGCTGCCGGTTCCTGGAGACGGCAAGCGCAACACCGGCGAATGGCTCACTATCGAAGCCGATTTTCCTGAAGTTGCGGGGGACAGCTCATTCGAACTGCATCTCGCCTCAGGACAGCAGGCGGACGACGCGCCGCCTGACGACCCCGCCGACGACGCACGCGAGCCCAACTGGCCGGTGCGTCCAGGACAAGTCCACATCTCCGGCGCGTTGATTCAAGATCCCAACGACGACGGCGTGTCGGTACGGCTGCACCTGCCAGGGCTTGCGCTTCGCGACGCCCCGTTGCCCATCTCGCTCGATGGCGTTGCGGCACGCTGGAAGGTCGACGGCAAGATTCCCATCTGCATCGGTGCACGGCACACACTGACGCTCCCCATCGACGATGCTTGCGGATGGGGCGGGAGTGCCGACGGCACATATCCGGGATCGCTGGCCTATGCGTATTGGCAGGACAGCAGCAGCGAAGACCTGACGCTCACGCCTACCGCGCCTACCGCCCCGCACGACGACGCGCAACTCGCGCGAGACGCCTGGAAACTGGATTGTCCCATCGAGACCGAAGCCGGCGTCACGCACGGCATCACCTTCGAAAGCGCTTACGACGCCCCGCCCTTCACACTCGATTGCATCACTGGCGAGTTCAAGGTCTATGTCGAAGACATCCAGGGGCCTGACTATTGGCCGTGTGTGCCGCTGGACGAAACCGCCCATGTCCGTGCCCGCGTGATGAACGCTCTCACGCATACTCCCAGCGCGGGTCTGCGCGTCACATGGCAAGCGGACGGCGTCGATATCGGTACGTCCACCACCAACGCGGACGGCTGGGTGGGCGTGACTTTCACGCCTAAGGCAGACACCACGGTGACCGCCATTGCCGATGCGCCTTTCAACGAAGCTCCCGCCGCCGCGTCGGTGGAAGTCCGGACGCTTTCCAGACTGCCGTGGGAGTGTTTCTCGCTCACGCTCGACGGACGCGTCATTGAGCCTATCGACGGTCGACTGTTGATCTACTCAGGCGCGGCATCTCATAAGCTGGCGTTAAAACCCGTGGCGGATAACGCTTCGATCGGCAAAGCCTGCTCAATTTCCTACGCCCCCTCGAACGACATCGATGATGACGAGAACATCTCGTTCAATCCGGCACAGGGCGTCGCTCGTGAAATGGGGCCAGACGGGCTCGAATGGACCTTGACCGGACCCGCCGGGGATCCAGTTTTCCCTTTTGAAATCAAATTCGATTGCGAGCCGTGGCAATCGCCCTTTTCCGCCTTCGGCGTCGTCGTGGAAGGACCCATTGAGCTTTTCGCATTTCCGACCGATGCGACTTGCATGCGCGATGACGCATTCGTCTTCGGCCCCGTGTACAACAGAGCGGAAGAGACCAAAGGCATCATCATCGAGGCACGCGTTGCCAATGGCGGCCTGCCGCGCCCCGGCATTCCATGCAGCATTGGGGCGGTCTACCCACCGACGGCAATCGAAGCGGGCGCCATGTCGATTCCCTTGGGCAAGACGCAACTTACCGGTGCCGATGGGCGTACGGTGTTTCCCGTTTCGTACGACGACTATCTCCACTTGTACCCCATGGAGGCATTCACGATTGTGGGCGCCGAAGCCGTCAAGCGGTATCCCATGCAATGCAGACGCACGCCGTCCAACCCCCAGGATCTCGCCTTGCTCGCCACGCTCTATCCGGGCCGGCCTGAATATGGAGACGCCTTTGCCTCCCCGCACTTTCGGATGTTTATCAGCATGGGCGTCTACCGATCCCGCTACGTCGACCCCGTGCCGAGTTTTGGCAACGATGCGGAAATTCTTCTGGATTTGGCCGATGGTTCCCGTCTGGGACCCTATGTGTTCAAACCAGAATGGACCAGCGTAAAGCCCACAGTGACGTCCATCCACATCCAGGCCCGCCTTGATCTGGATTTGCCACACGGAGAGTACGCCCCCGTTGTCATGGCCCACGTGCGCGCGAAAGGCGACATGGAGAAGGAGTACTTCTTTGACTTCGACCGCGCGACGACCGTCGATCACGTCAACATGGACTTTAGTCCCGACCCCGTGGACTATCCCGTCCACGAACTGTACCTATATTGTCCTGTGACCACCTTGCCCGCAGGCGAACCATTTCTCCTGCAATGGCAAACCTGGTCTAACACCCTTCCCGACGAAAAGTACAAGCTGTTGATTGAACCGAAAGTGGACGAGGCCACGATACTGCCATTCGATTTTGGTGAGGTGGCTACCGCTCGAGTTTGCAGTTCGACGCCCACCACGACCCGCATAAGGTTAGAGCGAATGCTCAGCAAATACCGCGGCCGTATCGTCGCAACGATGGATCTCACCTGGGTATAG